Proteins co-encoded in one Opitutus terrae PB90-1 genomic window:
- a CDS encoding ExeA family protein has product MPFNITPDPRFLYLSPTHLEALQHLKYGVAERKGFIVLVGEVGCGKTTLCRRFLNELNPDHYDTALILNPRVTETQMLKAILTELGETKLARSQVDLVAQMNRVLLDRIGRGRDIVLIIDEAQNLKTDVLEQIRLLSNLETDKQKLLQIVLMGQPELKEVLAREELRQLRQRILVHYELHPLSANDVRHYIQHRITLAGGTGRPNFTSWALRAIHRGSQGIPRIVNNLCDRALLAAFIRDSDEVNYWDVRRALRDMTNLTR; this is encoded by the coding sequence ATGCCCTTCAACATCACCCCGGACCCCCGCTTTCTCTACCTCAGCCCCACTCATCTCGAAGCGCTGCAGCATCTGAAATATGGTGTCGCCGAGAGGAAGGGGTTCATCGTCCTCGTCGGTGAGGTGGGCTGCGGCAAAACCACCCTGTGCCGCCGGTTCCTCAACGAACTCAATCCCGACCACTACGACACCGCCCTCATCCTCAACCCGCGCGTCACGGAGACGCAGATGCTCAAGGCCATCCTGACCGAGCTCGGCGAGACCAAGCTCGCTCGCAGCCAGGTGGACCTCGTCGCGCAGATGAACCGCGTGCTGCTCGATCGCATCGGCCGTGGCCGCGACATCGTCCTGATCATCGACGAGGCGCAGAACCTGAAGACCGATGTCCTCGAACAGATCCGGCTGCTCTCGAATCTCGAAACCGACAAGCAAAAGCTCCTGCAGATCGTGCTGATGGGTCAGCCCGAGTTGAAGGAAGTGCTCGCCCGCGAGGAACTCCGCCAACTCCGCCAGCGCATTCTCGTCCACTACGAGCTGCATCCGCTCTCCGCCAACGACGTGCGCCACTACATCCAGCATCGGATCACGCTCGCCGGCGGCACCGGCCGGCCGAACTTCACCAGCTGGGCGCTGCGCGCGATCCACCGCGGCAGCCAGGGCATTCCCCGCATCGTGAACAATCTCTGCGACCGCGCGCTGCTCGCGGCGTTCATCCGCGATTCCGACGAAGTCAATTACTGGGACGTCCGCCGGGCGCTCCGCGACATGACCAATCTCACCCGTTGA
- a CDS encoding UTP--glucose-1-phosphate uridylyltransferase yields MAQHPLIAKFQQAGQGQVFAFFDRLSADEQARLLSEAAEIDLEEIARLTRTLLAKGAAAGVDLTGLEPARYEALPKNGGDAAAWAKAKAAGEEALRAGRVAAFTVAGGQGTRLGYNGPKGTFPVTPLKQKPLFQVFAEKIRAAGTRYGRPLHWFIMTSHQNHEATESFFTEHAFFGLDHGRVHFFRQGRMPAVTFDGKIMLESPGRLAMSPDGHGGSLRALERSGSLDLMEREGIDTLSYFQVDNPLVRCIDPAFIGWHRLRRSEMSSKMVPKAFPEEKVGHFCEQNGRLVVIEYSDMPLAMQREKDAAGHLRYIAGSIAIHVLDREFVRRMAGHLHATAGAAAASTDTLPFHRADKKIPTVTANGQPVKPEKPNGVKFEMFVFDALPFAKNPVVIETARENDFSPVKNAEGVDSPETCRKDQLRQFARWLIANGAAVEVDATGLPPTTMEVSPLFGYDEDSFAEAWKKLSPKPAVREGLYLE; encoded by the coding sequence ATGGCTCAGCATCCTCTCATCGCAAAATTCCAACAGGCCGGACAAGGCCAGGTGTTCGCTTTCTTCGACCGATTGTCGGCCGACGAGCAAGCCCGGCTGCTGAGCGAGGCGGCGGAGATCGATCTGGAGGAAATCGCGCGGCTCACGCGCACGCTGCTCGCCAAAGGCGCGGCGGCGGGCGTGGATCTCACCGGGCTCGAGCCGGCGCGCTACGAGGCGCTGCCGAAAAACGGCGGCGATGCGGCGGCGTGGGCGAAAGCGAAGGCGGCCGGCGAGGAGGCGTTGCGCGCGGGCCGCGTAGCGGCGTTCACCGTCGCGGGCGGGCAAGGCACGCGGCTCGGCTACAACGGGCCGAAGGGCACGTTTCCGGTCACGCCGCTGAAGCAGAAGCCGCTGTTCCAGGTTTTTGCCGAAAAGATCCGCGCCGCCGGCACGCGCTACGGCCGGCCGCTGCACTGGTTCATCATGACCAGTCACCAGAATCACGAGGCGACGGAATCGTTTTTCACGGAGCACGCGTTCTTCGGGCTCGACCACGGTCGCGTGCATTTCTTCCGGCAGGGTCGGATGCCGGCGGTGACGTTTGACGGCAAGATCATGCTCGAGTCGCCGGGCAGGCTCGCGATGTCGCCCGACGGCCATGGCGGCTCGCTCCGCGCGTTGGAGCGCAGCGGCTCGCTCGATTTGATGGAGCGCGAGGGCATCGACACGCTGAGCTATTTTCAGGTCGATAATCCGCTGGTGCGCTGCATCGACCCGGCGTTCATCGGCTGGCACCGGCTGCGCCGATCGGAGATGTCGAGCAAGATGGTGCCGAAGGCGTTTCCCGAGGAGAAAGTCGGACATTTTTGCGAGCAGAACGGCCGCCTCGTGGTGATCGAGTATTCGGATATGCCGCTCGCGATGCAGCGCGAGAAGGATGCGGCGGGCCACCTCCGCTACATCGCCGGCAGCATCGCGATCCACGTGCTCGATCGCGAATTCGTGCGCCGGATGGCGGGCCACCTGCACGCGACCGCCGGGGCCGCGGCGGCGAGCACGGACACGCTGCCGTTTCATCGCGCGGACAAGAAGATTCCGACCGTGACGGCGAACGGCCAGCCGGTGAAGCCGGAGAAGCCGAATGGCGTGAAGTTCGAGATGTTCGTGTTCGATGCGCTGCCGTTCGCGAAGAACCCGGTGGTGATCGAGACCGCGCGGGAGAACGATTTCTCGCCCGTGAAGAACGCCGAGGGGGTGGATTCGCCGGAGACGTGCCGGAAGGACCAGCTGCGGCAGTTCGCGCGCTGGTTGATTGCCAACGGGGCCGCGGTCGAGGTGGACGCCACCGGGCTGCCGCCGACCACGATGGAGGTTTCGCCGCTGTTCGGCTACGACGAGGACTCGTTCGCGGAGGCGTGGAAGAAATTGTCGCCCAAGCCGGCAGTGCGTGAAGGACTCTATCTCGAATAG
- a CDS encoding FtsB family cell division protein has protein sequence MAETRARLITADFVSLRRIIVSLYLLLFLGIGAASGIYFWQAREEYARLRQLEAASQRRLAELEARLLEQEKILERLRNDPVYVEKVIRRRLGYAKPEEYIFRFED, from the coding sequence GTGGCCGAAACGCGGGCGCGTTTGATCACGGCCGATTTTGTGAGCCTGCGCCGGATCATCGTCAGCCTCTACCTGTTGCTCTTCCTCGGAATCGGGGCGGCGTCGGGGATCTATTTTTGGCAGGCGCGGGAGGAGTATGCGCGGTTGCGGCAGCTCGAGGCGGCAAGCCAGCGCCGGCTGGCCGAGTTGGAAGCCCGGCTCCTGGAGCAGGAAAAAATCCTCGAACGCCTGCGCAACGACCCGGTCTACGTCGAAAAGGTGATCCGCCGGCGGCTGGGATACGCGAAGCCGGAGGAGTACATTTTTCGTTTCGAAGATTAA